One Methanocaldococcus infernus ME DNA segment encodes these proteins:
- a CDS encoding DUF531 domain-containing protein: MKRITLILYNSYDKKRWHEAHKRAIARAAPVCWAYNCNLAIMDFPVEDVEEVKEISTTIGDSGKYLRMLIENNKFFIVDKFLSQFGVPIASTSKPDKKKSITPEETIGLLTKKPIGIFIGLGRHGLPKDILEFSKYHLDITKKGISLETCTAIGCIPATLYWIGEMYDSRGYKRD, encoded by the coding sequence ATGAAAAGAATTACATTAATTTTGTACAACTCTTATGATAAAAAGAGATGGCATGAAGCTCATAAGAGGGCCATAGCAAGAGCAGCTCCTGTTTGTTGGGCATATAATTGTAACTTAGCCATTATGGATTTTCCTGTTGAAGATGTTGAAGAGGTTAAAGAAATAAGTACAACTATAGGAGACTCTGGGAAGTATCTGAGAATGCTAATAGAAAATAATAAGTTTTTTATTGTTGATAAGTTTTTATCTCAATTTGGAGTTCCTATAGCTTCAACATCTAAGCCAGACAAGAAAAAGAGTATTACTCCAGAGGAAACAATAGGTTTATTAACTAAAAAGCCTATTGGAATTTTTATAGGGTTAGGTAGGCATGGCTTACCAAAAGACATTTTAGAGTTTTCCAAGTATCACTTAGATATAACTAAGAAGGGAATATCATTAGAAACCTGTACAGCTATAGGCTGTATTCCAGCCACACTTTACTGGATTGGTGAAATGTATGATAGCAGAGGTTATAAAAGAGATTAG
- a CDS encoding chloride channel protein, whose product MEKVLKFLKWIGIASSIGIVGGLSSLLLNILIEHKINNIFLLPLIFFIVGIFIDKFPEIRRTGVDRVVSALKYNKELSFLHGILKILLTGLVISVGGSAGKEGPCVQASAAFADTLYKKLNLKNRELVLLTGIAGGLGGAFLAPIGAAIFTCEIIEREDFRYINLIPPIIASIMGYLIVHFVLKKDHLIHVSNLSYQINFLDLALFIVAALFCTYLSKFYIKFYLKVKELFETKLNNYTSRLTIAGFLLIPIFLIAPEVSGLSLNLVENLFTVSYPIYLLALLLIFKIFATSLTIGSGSPGGLVIPSICIGSLSGALFASIFNLDPTPFIVLGIATVVSATTNTPLGTIVICTEIFGFHLSIPAAVGAIIGYQLTKFETLYHHLKF is encoded by the coding sequence ATGGAAAAGGTATTAAAATTCTTAAAATGGATAGGGATAGCTTCATCTATTGGAATAGTTGGAGGTTTAAGCTCATTACTTTTGAATATACTGATTGAGCATAAAATAAATAATATTTTCCTCCTTCCTTTAATCTTTTTTATTGTTGGTATCTTTATAGATAAGTTTCCAGAGATCAGAAGGACAGGGGTTGATAGGGTAGTTAGTGCTTTAAAGTACAATAAAGAGCTCTCTTTTTTACATGGGATTTTAAAAATCTTACTTACTGGCTTAGTTATCTCTGTTGGTGGAAGTGCTGGAAAGGAAGGGCCATGTGTTCAGGCAAGTGCAGCCTTTGCTGACACACTATATAAAAAATTAAATTTGAAAAATAGAGAACTTGTTCTCTTAACAGGAATTGCTGGAGGTTTAGGTGGAGCCTTCTTAGCCCCTATAGGAGCAGCTATCTTTACATGTGAGATTATAGAAAGGGAAGATTTTAGATATATAAATCTTATCCCTCCAATTATAGCCAGCATTATGGGTTACTTAATTGTTCACTTTGTACTAAAAAAGGATCATCTCATTCATGTCTCAAACCTATCCTATCAAATAAACTTTTTAGACCTTGCTCTTTTTATAGTGGCTGCTCTCTTCTGCACATATCTCTCTAAATTCTATATAAAATTTTATTTAAAAGTAAAAGAGCTTTTTGAGACTAAGTTAAATAACTACACTTCAAGATTAACCATAGCTGGCTTTTTATTAATTCCTATCTTCCTAATAGCTCCAGAAGTTTCTGGCTTAAGCTTAAATTTAGTAGAAAACCTTTTCACAGTAAGTTATCCAATTTATTTATTGGCTTTACTATTAATATTTAAAATCTTTGCCACCTCTCTAACCATTGGCTCAGGCTCCCCTGGAGGGTTAGTTATCCCCTCTATATGCATTGGCTCACTTTCAGGAGCCCTCTTTGCCTCTATCTTTAACTTGGATCCAACTCCCTTTATAGTCCTTGGGATAGCAACAGTTGTTTCAGCTACAACCAACACACCATTGGGAACTATAGTAATATGTACTGAAATCTTTGGCTTTCACCTATCTATCCCAGCAGCTGTTGGAGCTATAATAGGTTATCAATTAACAAAGTTTGAAACACTCTACCATCACTTAAAATTTTAA
- a CDS encoding V-type ATP synthase subunit I yields MRPARMKKVKLVVLDEYADNVIRELHESGLSEICSVSEKLENPEWRLLLSPSHPAGYLKDVTSLMLKVSKILDLFNTVNPKEGSIKEFLNPEPPKKRTLNLKTHEEVIGYVKDIVSKVEGEVEPLANKLNELENKESRLIQLKEQISYLLSFEFDLKYLGYGKYVFIGCGSVLKENVEEIINNLDKVADGYIEVYVGKEFEKEKKVKVPILVITLVEKLDKVLAELRKYEFERYNIEGVEGYPKEVISKIERELEEIKREKENIVNKLKELSKKWEEDLLVCYELLEIEKERGEVYTNFGKTLRTYYIELWTPKMYVDKVKEIVERASNGYSEISVEDPDEPEEKIPVMLNNPKPIKPFEMLTEMYAVPKYNEVDPTLLIVPGFLLFYGIMLTDAIYGLALTLIGLWMYKKLGKVSEGAKNLGYILTLAGISTVIMGIITGGYLGDFLDKFLGINVYDLGLAIINPLGESKFFENGPIVILGFSIIVGLIHLLIGLLIGFKENLKKSFGEAFINQGIWILLILSIFVGVPIYMMGNILGLYIIGAFVVLAILVSMYKGFKSGGIMEAILGAMDITAFLGNVLSYARLLALCLATGGLAMAVNIMAKIVGESIPIIGVILAIIILVGGHIFNFVMNGLGAFIHSLRLHYVEFFSQFYEGGGKKFSPFKAKREYTAVQ; encoded by the coding sequence GTGAGACCTGCAAGAATGAAAAAGGTTAAGTTGGTGGTATTGGATGAATATGCTGACAATGTTATAAGGGAACTACATGAATCTGGGTTAAGTGAAATTTGTAGTGTTTCTGAAAAATTGGAAAATCCTGAATGGAGGTTACTGTTAAGCCCTTCACACCCTGCAGGTTATTTAAAAGATGTCACCTCCTTAATGCTAAAGGTTAGTAAAATCTTAGACCTTTTCAATACAGTAAACCCTAAGGAGGGTAGTATAAAAGAGTTTTTAAATCCTGAGCCTCCAAAGAAGAGGACACTAAATTTAAAGACTCATGAGGAAGTTATTGGCTATGTTAAAGACATTGTTAGCAAGGTTGAGGGTGAGGTTGAACCTCTTGCTAATAAGTTGAATGAGTTGGAAAATAAAGAGAGTAGGCTAATTCAACTAAAAGAGCAAATCTCTTATTTATTAAGCTTTGAGTTTGATTTAAAATACTTAGGTTATGGAAAATATGTCTTTATAGGCTGTGGTAGTGTTTTAAAGGAAAATGTTGAAGAAATTATAAATAACTTAGATAAGGTTGCTGATGGCTACATAGAGGTTTATGTTGGAAAAGAGTTTGAGAAGGAGAAGAAGGTTAAGGTTCCTATCTTAGTTATCACTTTAGTGGAGAAGTTAGATAAGGTTTTAGCTGAACTAAGAAAGTATGAGTTTGAGAGATACAATATAGAGGGAGTTGAAGGTTATCCAAAGGAAGTTATTAGTAAAATAGAGAGAGAGTTGGAAGAGATAAAGAGAGAGAAAGAGAATATAGTTAATAAGTTAAAAGAGCTATCAAAGAAGTGGGAAGAAGATCTCTTAGTTTGCTATGAACTCTTAGAAATTGAAAAGGAGAGAGGAGAGGTTTATACAAACTTCGGAAAGACTTTAAGAACTTACTATATAGAGCTTTGGACTCCTAAGATGTATGTTGATAAGGTTAAAGAAATTGTGGAAAGAGCTTCTAATGGTTACTCTGAGATATCTGTTGAAGACCCAGATGAGCCAGAGGAGAAGATTCCTGTCATGTTAAACAATCCAAAGCCAATAAAGCCATTTGAGATGCTCACTGAGATGTATGCAGTTCCAAAGTATAATGAGGTTGACCCAACCCTATTAATAGTTCCTGGCTTCCTACTGTTCTATGGAATTATGCTAACTGATGCTATCTATGGATTGGCTTTAACCTTAATTGGCTTATGGATGTACAAAAAGTTAGGAAAGGTTAGTGAGGGAGCTAAGAACTTAGGTTACATCTTAACCTTAGCAGGGATTTCAACAGTTATTATGGGAATTATAACAGGAGGTTACTTAGGAGACTTCTTAGATAAGTTCTTAGGAATCAATGTTTATGACTTAGGCTTAGCTATCATAAACCCATTAGGAGAGAGTAAGTTCTTTGAAAATGGTCCAATAGTTATTTTAGGCTTCTCCATCATTGTAGGTTTAATTCATTTACTCATTGGATTACTAATAGGGTTCAAAGAGAACTTAAAAAAGAGCTTTGGAGAGGCCTTTATAAACCAAGGAATCTGGATTCTCTTAATATTGTCAATCTTTGTAGGAGTTCCTATTTATATGATGGGGAATATTTTAGGCCTTTATATAATAGGAGCCTTTGTAGTCTTAGCCATCTTGGTTAGCATGTACAAAGGATTTAAATCTGGAGGAATTATGGAAGCTATCTTAGGAGCTATGGATATAACAGCATTCTTAGGGAATGTTTTGTCTTATGCAAGGCTTTTAGCTCTCTGTTTGGCTACTGGAGGTTTAGCAATGGCTGTTAATATTATGGCTAAGATTGTTGGAGAGTCAATCCCAATTATTGGAGTGATATTAGCAATAATTATATTAGTTGGAGGGCACATCTTTAACTTTGTCATGAATGGGTTAGGAGCCTTTATACACTCTCTAAGGTTACACTATGTTGAATTCTTCTCCCAATTCTATGAAGGTGGAGGGAAGAAGTTCTCTCCATTTAAGGCTAAGAGAGAATATACAGCAGTACAATAA